One Micromonas commoda chromosome 5, complete sequence genomic window, TCACCGGGGTCCGCCCACACGGTTTGGACACCAGCGGACGTGAGCTCGTTGAAGTACGTGAAAGGGGGCTTCTGCATCTTCTTGTCGTCCTTGGAGCCAATCGTGTTCAGGGTAACCGAGTggccctgcgccgcgagggtcttCGCGAGCCAAAAGCCGATGTTGGCGTGGCCGCCACCGTTGGTGTTGACGATGAGCACCTTTTGGGgagcgaccgcggcggagatgacCGCGGGTATCGCACGCTGCGGGCGGTTGCGGGTGATCGTGTCAGAAGAGACTGTCGAGTCGGATCGGGGGCGAGGTTCGGGACGCACCCTGGCGACGCGTGCGTTGCGACCAGAGGCGCGGCGAATCTGACGCGCGCCTGAGGGCGTGCGAATGCAAACGCTGGGAgcagcggcgagggcggaggcgaccaTTTCGAGGTTGATCGAGGGTGGCGCGTCGCGTTGAACTGTGTGCAGGATAAGGAGGTGCCGTGGGTTGCAACTGCCAAGCTGCCAAGTCATCAAGCAGAGCTGAGAACAGGTGAGCAGTCTCACAGCCCAGTTCCTCCCGTGAGAGTGTTGACTGGCTACCTGCCTGCGCCGGCCAGAGGAAACCTCTCGCAGAAACCTCGCCCTGCAAGCGCAGTAGACGGCACGCGTTCGGCTGGTTCGAGCATCTTCAGCGCACGTTTACTTCCTTCATCACAAGGAAATCTAACCTTCTTATgaccgacgccctcgacaGCCTGGGTGCGTGCCCGATCGCGCCCGAAGCTGCCGTCTCCGAGGCGGACAGCGAACGGCCGGCTTTTCCCCGCAGAACGCGCTTTTTCCGATCGGTGCCTTCCGAGAGGGACCTCGAGTCTCGGGAGGCTAGCGAGTCGGGTTCGCCCGAGCGAACCTATCGACCGCATGTACATCGCATATACGACGACCTAGCCCCGTTGCGGTCACTCTGATTTGATCGCgtcacggcgacggtgacggcgaccGGGAttcccgcgagggcgccgattTTTTATTCCTTCAATGCTGACTCCGCCCTCCCCCCGCGTCCCTGTTCTCCCCGCAGGCCCCAACTTTTCCTTTCAGGACGACGATAAGCCTGCAAAGGAAAGCAACACCGCGGACTCTGTTCAGTCGAACTACATCCACATTCGCTCCCAGCAGCGCAACGGCCGCAAGTCCTTGACGACCATCCAGGTGCGCCCCTCAAGGCACCCCCAAATCCATGAAACAGCATAGATCCGAGAGAACAGGGCAGCCCTGGAAAACCGCGCGCATCCACGACCCGCTCTTCTCACATCCTGTCCAATCTTTTCATCACTTCGCAGGGAATCAACCCCAAGATCAACAAGAAGGTGATCCTCAAGGAGTGCAAGAAGAAGTTCAACTGCAACGGCACGATCGTTGATGATCCCGACCTTGGCCAGGTGATCCAGCTTCAGGGCGACCAGCGCAAGGTGGTCGCGCAgttcctcgtcgacgagaagATCGCGAAGAAGGACGTGATCAAAGTGCACGGCTCTTAAGAGACTCAGACATGGCGGCACGGGGATTCGTCGAGGAAAGGGTGGCGCGCGCTctctcgggcgcgggcacaACCCCTTCGACTGTTGACGGTGCGAATTCGCCAGGTTGCGGTCCCCTTGCGAGGCATGTCTTCGGATCGGCATGCGATCAGGGAATGTCGATTCGTATGCATTCCCTCGCCACCAACGCGAATAGGTTACAAAGGTTtaggcgtcgcgcgcgcagaAGGAAAGGCGACGAGTCGCTTGTTTTTGGTGCGAGTGACTCGATGACACTACGTATGAGTAGCGCGGTCAAATATCATTTCAGACCCGAGTGAAGAGACCCTGAGGCTCCTCCGGCATCATAGGCACTGCCCAATCGCATGCATCCTCGATGCCCAGGGCGTTAACTCCTCGCTGCAAGCGGAACCACCCATCCTCCCCCCAGAACGTCCCCCAGCTGTTGCGGCCGACCCAATACTTGTTaccctcctcatcctcgccaAAGCCAGCGATGGATATTTCGTGGTCCTGGTCCTTACAACCGGTGGCGTCAGTGAAAATCCCTCCCTTGTAAGCCTCGAACTCCTCGGTGACGCACAACCCACACGCGATTGGACCTCGCGCGAATATTTCAGCCATCATGGCTTCCTCACCAGTGACCTGGCCGTGTTCCTGTATCCTGTATACGCGATTGGCTGGGGGTGTTTTGGCGAAACACCCTTTCACCGGGTCGCAATCCTGGCAAAAGTGAAAGTCGTCGCATTCGTTCTTTTTTGCCTGGTAATTCTGGCACGTCTCTTCAGGGACGCCGTTCGCTGCGATCCACACGTGAGCGCTGGTCGGATCCCCTCCGTTACACCCATCCGTACCTCCACCGCTAACGCAGTCCACAAGGACTTGCGGTGCTAAGTCAATCTCAGGGAATTTCCCGCCGCGCATCAAGTTGATGCGATCTGCCATGGACGACGTGGTGCCGTGCGCCCAGCACGAGCCGCAGTATTGTGGAATGTGCTGATTCCGGTTGATTGTGGCAAGattgacgccgtcgacgtcacgAATATCCCAGCTGCTGGGAATCTTTGTCTTGTCATAATCTGGGGCTTCGTGCGGACGGACGGTACGCACTAGCTCGCGTACCTCTTTGGATGGAGGGGACAGTCTGCATGGACGATCGTAATCATGATAAGTTCCTTTCTTCACGAACGCATTGATGGAGAACAGTATGTTTTTTTggttggcggcggagggctcGTCTTTAACTCCATCGGtcacgagctcctcgggctcACGCTCttcgggctcggcgacgggaaCTCCAAAAGTGCAGTCACTCTCAATGCCGAGGTTCTGGTGATGCATCTTGATGCGGAAAAAGCCAGATTCTCCCCAATACGTGCCCCAAGAGTTCCGACCAATCCAATAttcctcgccgctcgcttCATCCACGCCATAACCCACAACTGCGAGCTCGTGGTTCATGAAATTTAGCAAGTGGGATTCCGCGTATATTCCACCCTTATAGTCGCTGTAGAACTTGTCGGTGACGTGAATGCCGCACGCAATcggaccgcgcgtcgcgagctctGCTTTCATCTTATCCGCGTTCGACACCGGCCAccccacggcgtcgacatcCAACCCCCCGTGCACGTGGCCGTATTCGGAGAGCGTCCACCGTTTGTACCTTTTCACGGGTTTACACGTCCCAGGAAGGAACGGCTGGGGTGGCTGGCCTGGTGCACAGTCCTCGCAGATGCCCATCGGCTTGCACTTTCCGTCTCTCGCCTCGTACGCCTGGCACGTCTCGTCGGGGATC contains:
- a CDS encoding translation initiation factor SUI1 (Possesses SUI1 domains), whose amino-acid sequence is MTDALDSLGPNFSFQDDDKPAKESNTADSVQSNYIHIRSQQRNGRKSLTTIQGINPKINKKVILKECKKKFNCNGTIVDDPDLGQVIQLQGDQRKVVAQFLVDEKIAKKDVIKVHGS
- a CDS encoding cysteine endopeptidase (Possesses peptidase_C1) — translated: MARLSSPFILLVISALAVLNGGGCAARVVPRSGRYTAIIASPAFPEEGTSGEAGTHKHCRTTKATFLAGERVISPRPHEQLDVRNDLPTHVFWGDVDGVNYLTETRNQHIPQYCGSCWAMGTTASLSDRIKIARNATFPEVILAPQVLINCRAGGSCEGGDPAQVYEYIAAHGIPDETCQAYEARDGKCKPMGICEDCAPGQPPQPFLPGTCKPVKRYKRWTLSEYGHVHGGLDVDAVGWPVSNADKMKAELATRGPIACGIHVTDKFYSDYKGGIYAESHLLNFMNHELAVVGYGVDEASGEEYWIGRNSWGTYWGESGFFRIKMHHQNLGIESDCTFGVPVAEPEEREPEELVTDGVKDEPSAANQKNILFSINAFVKKGTYHDYDRPCRLSPPSKEVRELVRTVRPHEAPDYDKTKIPSSWDIRDVDGVNLATINRNQHIPQYCGSCWAHGTTSSMADRINLMRGGKFPEIDLAPQVLVDCVSGGGTDGCNGGDPTSAHVWIAANGVPEETCQNYQAKKNECDDFHFCQDCDPVKGCFAKTPPANRVYRIQEHGQVTGEEAMMAEIFARGPIACGLCVTEEFEAYKGGIFTDATGCKDQDHEISIAGFGEDEEGNKYWVGRNSWGTFWGEDGWFRLQRGVNALGIEDACDWAVPMMPEEPQGLFTRV